One window of Acipenser ruthenus chromosome 17, fAciRut3.2 maternal haplotype, whole genome shotgun sequence genomic DNA carries:
- the boka gene encoding bcl-2-related ovarian killer protein homolog A — MEVLRRTSIFAAEVMETFDRSPTDKELVAQAKALCRNFIHSRLYRAGIGWSKPEHGLLASGGTLGEVSTVLLLLGDELEYLRPNVYHNVAQQLNISVNSEDAVSEAFLAVSAEMFSTGITWGKVVSLYTVAGGLAVDCVRQGQPAMVHIIVDCLGEFIRNSLVTWIKRRGGWADINTCVENDDSSFQKNWFVRAVCTSGHFLKAAFFYLLRER; from the exons ATGGAGGTGTTACGAAGGACTTCTATTTTCGCGGCAGAGGTCATGGAGACGTTTGACCGCTCCCCCACAGACAAGGAGCTGGTGGCCCAGGCCAAGGCTCTGTGCCGAAACTTCATCCATTCCAGGCTGTATAGAGCTGGGATCGGCTGGTCCAAACCAGAGCATGGGCTCCTTGCCTCAGGAGGGACCCTAGGAGAGGTGTctactgtgctgctgctgctgg GGGACGAGCTGGAGTACCTTCGACCGAACGTGTACCACAACGTGGCACAGCAGCTCAACATCTCGGTGAACTCGGAGGACGCGGTTTCAGAAGCATTCCTAGCTGTGTCAGCGGAAATGTTCTCCACAG GGATTACATGGGGGAAGGTGGTCTCTCTTTACACCGTGGCTGGGGGGCTGGCGGTGGACTGTGTGCGCCAGGGACAGCCGGCAATGGTGCACATCATCGTGGACTGTCTAGGGGAGTTCATCCGCAACAGCCTGGTGACCTGGATCAAGAGACGGGGCGGATGG GCTGATATAAATACGTGTGTTGAGAACGACGACTCCAGTTTCCAGAAAAACTGGTTTGTCAGAGCTGTCTGCACCAGTGGCCACTTCCTAAAAGCTGCTTTCTTCTACCTGCTGCGGGAGCGCTGA
- the atg4b gene encoding cysteine protease ATG4B isoform X3, producing MLSAALVTVFSAAGGTGPTSDTGWGCMLRCGQMILGEALVFRHLGRDWRWVKGKRQREEYYSILNAFIDKKDSYYSIHQIAQMGVGEGKSIGQWYGPNTVAQVLKKLSVFDSWSRLAVHVAMDNTVVIEEIKRLCMPWLDYAGAAAFLDPDLERELNGFTEGACAPDQSAVWKPLVLLIPLRLGLSEINEAYIETLKKCFMLPQSLGVIGGKPNSAHYFIGYVGEELIYLDPHTTQPSVEPCDDGLVPDDSYHCEHPPCRMHIRELDPSIAVGFFCSTEEDFDDWCLRIRKMSERREALPMFELVDRQPSHFMSSDVLNLTPDFSDSDRLERFFDSEDEEFEILSL from the exons ATGTTAAGTGCTGCCCTTGTCACTGTGTTCTCTGCGGCAGGAGGGACAGGCCCCACCTCTGATACCGGCTGGGGTTGCATGCTGCGATGTGGGCAGATGATCCTGGGAGAAGCCCTGGTCTTCAGGCATCTGGGCcgag ACTGGAGGTGGGTGAAAGGAAAGAGGCAGAGAGAGGAGTATTACAGCATACTTAACGCCTTCATTGACAAAAAGGACAGCTACTACTCTATACACCAGATAG ctCAGATGGGAGTGGGGGAGGGGAAGTCCATCGGACAGTGGTATGGACCAAACACAGTTGCACAGGTGCTGAA GAAACTCTCAGTGTTTGACTCCTGGAGCCGCCTCGCTGTTCATGTAGCCATGGACAACACAGTGGTCATTGAGGAGATCA AGCGGCTGTGCATGCCGTGGCTGGACTATGCCGGAGCTGCTGCCTTCCTGGACCCTGACCTGGAGCGGGAGCTCAATGGCTTCACGGAGGGAGCCTGTGCGCCGGACCAGTCTGCCGTGTGGAAACCACTGGTGCTGCTGATCCCACTGCGGCTGGGGCTGAGCGAAATCAATGAGGCCTACATCGAAACACTCAAG AAGTGCTTCATGCTGCCTCAGTCACTAGGAGTGATTGGGGGGAAACCCAACAGTGCCCACTACTTCATCGGATATGTAG GAGAGGAGCTGATCTATCTGGACCCCCACACTACGCAGCCCTCTGTAGAGCCCTGCGATGATGGGCTCGTTCCTGATGACAGCTACCACTGCGAGCACCCGCCCTGCCGCATGCACATTCGCGAGCTTGACCCCTCCATCGCTGTG GGTTTCTTCTGTAGTACGGAGGAGGATTTTGATGACTGGTGTTTGCGCATTCGAAAG ATGTCCGAGAGAAGAGAAGCATTGCCAATGTTTGAGCTGGTGGACAGACAGCCTTCTCACTTCATGAGCTCAGACGTACTGAACCTCACCCCAG ATTTCTCTGACTCTGATCGCCTGGAGAGGTTCTTCGACTCGGAGGACGAGGAGTTTGAGATCCTGTCTCTTTGA
- the LOC117423561 gene encoding peroxynitrite isomerase THAP4-like isoform X1, with the protein MSCPVLQTDVTLNPIIKPLEWMLGSWECDEPGFGTFPTIQPFRYTETLHIFHVGQPMLNFMFNAFHCETKKPLHRECGFIRVEPGKDKVAFIIAQNTGLVEIEEGKLSGQELTLQSQSVSRISFAKEPHVQKISRTFRLKKDGRLEQTVCIATEGQPLSKHLHITYRKTAP; encoded by the exons ATGTCGTGCCCCGTTCTTCAAAcag aCGTCACGTTGAACCCGATAATAAAGCCCCTGGAGTGGATGCTGGGGTCCTGGGAGTGTGACGAGCCAGGATTTGGGACTTTCCCTACAATCCAGCCCTTCCGATACACCGAGACGCTTCACATCTTCCACGTGGGACAGCCCATGCTTAACTTCAT GTTCAATGCCTTCCACTGTGAGACGAAGAAACCGCTGCACAGAGAATGTGGCTTCATCCGTGTGGAACCTGGCAAAGACAAAGTGGCATTTATCATCGCCCAGAACACAG GCCTTGTTGAGATTGAGGAGGGGAAGCTGAGCGGTCAGGAGTTGACTCTGCAGTCCCAGTCTGTGTCCCGCATCTCCTTTGCTAAAGAGCCACACGTCCAGAAG ATCTCCCGGACTTTCCGACTCAAGAAAGATGGCAGGCTGGAGCAGACGGTGTGCATAGCGACTGAAGGCCAGCCTCTCTCAAAGCACCTGCACATCACCTACAGGAAGACAGCGCCCTGA
- the LOC117423561 gene encoding peroxynitrite isomerase THAP4-like isoform X2: protein MLGSWECDEPGFGTFPTIQPFRYTETLHIFHVGQPMLNFMFNAFHCETKKPLHRECGFIRVEPGKDKVAFIIAQNTGLVEIEEGKLSGQELTLQSQSVSRISFAKEPHVQKISRTFRLKKDGRLEQTVCIATEGQPLSKHLHITYRKTAP from the exons ATGCTGGGGTCCTGGGAGTGTGACGAGCCAGGATTTGGGACTTTCCCTACAATCCAGCCCTTCCGATACACCGAGACGCTTCACATCTTCCACGTGGGACAGCCCATGCTTAACTTCAT GTTCAATGCCTTCCACTGTGAGACGAAGAAACCGCTGCACAGAGAATGTGGCTTCATCCGTGTGGAACCTGGCAAAGACAAAGTGGCATTTATCATCGCCCAGAACACAG GCCTTGTTGAGATTGAGGAGGGGAAGCTGAGCGGTCAGGAGTTGACTCTGCAGTCCCAGTCTGTGTCCCGCATCTCCTTTGCTAAAGAGCCACACGTCCAGAAG ATCTCCCGGACTTTCCGACTCAAGAAAGATGGCAGGCTGGAGCAGACGGTGTGCATAGCGACTGAAGGCCAGCCTCTCTCAAAGCACCTGCACATCACCTACAGGAAGACAGCGCCCTGA
- the atg4b gene encoding cysteine protease ATG4B isoform X2: MDAATLTYDTLRFSEFEEFPQTEEPVWILGRESSALTEKDDILCDISSRLWFTYRKNFPPIGGTGPTSDTGWGCMLRCGQMILGEALVFRHLGRDWRWVKGKRQREEYYSILNAFIDKKDSYYSIHQIAQMGVGEGKSIGQWYGPNTVAQVLKKLSVFDSWSRLAVHVAMDNTVVIEEIKRLCMPWLDYAGAAAFLDPDLERELNGFTEGACAPDQSAVWKPLVLLIPLRLGLSEINEAYIETLKKCFMLPQSLGVIGGKPNSAHYFIGYVGEELIYLDPHTTQPSVEPCDDGLVPDDSYHCEHPPCRMHIRELDPSIAVGFFCSTEEDFDDWCLRIRKMSERREALPMFELVDRQPSHFMSSDVLNLTPDFSDSDRLERFFDSEDEEFEILSL; encoded by the exons ATGGATGCAG CTACCCTCACCTACGACACATTAAGGTTTTCAGAGTTTGAGGAGTTCCCACAGACTGAGGAACCCGTGTGGATTCTGGGACGGGAGTCCAGCGCTCTCACAG AGAAGGATGACATTCTGTGTGATATTTCCTCTCGCCTCTGGTTCACTTACAGAAAGAATTTTCCACCTATTG GAGGGACAGGCCCCACCTCTGATACCGGCTGGGGTTGCATGCTGCGATGTGGGCAGATGATCCTGGGAGAAGCCCTGGTCTTCAGGCATCTGGGCcgag ACTGGAGGTGGGTGAAAGGAAAGAGGCAGAGAGAGGAGTATTACAGCATACTTAACGCCTTCATTGACAAAAAGGACAGCTACTACTCTATACACCAGATAG ctCAGATGGGAGTGGGGGAGGGGAAGTCCATCGGACAGTGGTATGGACCAAACACAGTTGCACAGGTGCTGAA GAAACTCTCAGTGTTTGACTCCTGGAGCCGCCTCGCTGTTCATGTAGCCATGGACAACACAGTGGTCATTGAGGAGATCA AGCGGCTGTGCATGCCGTGGCTGGACTATGCCGGAGCTGCTGCCTTCCTGGACCCTGACCTGGAGCGGGAGCTCAATGGCTTCACGGAGGGAGCCTGTGCGCCGGACCAGTCTGCCGTGTGGAAACCACTGGTGCTGCTGATCCCACTGCGGCTGGGGCTGAGCGAAATCAATGAGGCCTACATCGAAACACTCAAG AAGTGCTTCATGCTGCCTCAGTCACTAGGAGTGATTGGGGGGAAACCCAACAGTGCCCACTACTTCATCGGATATGTAG GAGAGGAGCTGATCTATCTGGACCCCCACACTACGCAGCCCTCTGTAGAGCCCTGCGATGATGGGCTCGTTCCTGATGACAGCTACCACTGCGAGCACCCGCCCTGCCGCATGCACATTCGCGAGCTTGACCCCTCCATCGCTGTG GGTTTCTTCTGTAGTACGGAGGAGGATTTTGATGACTGGTGTTTGCGCATTCGAAAG ATGTCCGAGAGAAGAGAAGCATTGCCAATGTTTGAGCTGGTGGACAGACAGCCTTCTCACTTCATGAGCTCAGACGTACTGAACCTCACCCCAG ATTTCTCTGACTCTGATCGCCTGGAGAGGTTCTTCGACTCGGAGGACGAGGAGTTTGAGATCCTGTCTCTTTGA
- the atg4b gene encoding cysteine protease ATG4B isoform X1 — protein MDAATLTYDTLRFSEFEEFPQTEEPVWILGRESSALTGMHILPFSSRVQHCVPESSAQRRIGTVRCFCGGIQNKWESTWLIYTAAAHTNFPFYIHLTFCKSTEKDDILCDISSRLWFTYRKNFPPIGGTGPTSDTGWGCMLRCGQMILGEALVFRHLGRDWRWVKGKRQREEYYSILNAFIDKKDSYYSIHQIAQMGVGEGKSIGQWYGPNTVAQVLKKLSVFDSWSRLAVHVAMDNTVVIEEIKRLCMPWLDYAGAAAFLDPDLERELNGFTEGACAPDQSAVWKPLVLLIPLRLGLSEINEAYIETLKKCFMLPQSLGVIGGKPNSAHYFIGYVGEELIYLDPHTTQPSVEPCDDGLVPDDSYHCEHPPCRMHIRELDPSIAVGFFCSTEEDFDDWCLRIRKMSERREALPMFELVDRQPSHFMSSDVLNLTPDFSDSDRLERFFDSEDEEFEILSL, from the exons ATGGATGCAG CTACCCTCACCTACGACACATTAAGGTTTTCAGAGTTTGAGGAGTTCCCACAGACTGAGGAACCCGTGTGGATTCTGGGACGGGAGTCCAGCGCTCTCACAGGTATGCACATCCTGCCTTTCTCCTCCAGGGTGCAGCACTGTGTGCCAGAGAGTTCAGCACAGAGAAGAATAGGGACTGTGAG GTGCTTCTGTGGTGGAATACAGAACAAGTGGGAaagcacatggctaatttacacaGCAGCAGCTCACACCAACTTCCCTTTTTACATCCATCTGACATTCTGCAAATCTACTG AGAAGGATGACATTCTGTGTGATATTTCCTCTCGCCTCTGGTTCACTTACAGAAAGAATTTTCCACCTATTG GAGGGACAGGCCCCACCTCTGATACCGGCTGGGGTTGCATGCTGCGATGTGGGCAGATGATCCTGGGAGAAGCCCTGGTCTTCAGGCATCTGGGCcgag ACTGGAGGTGGGTGAAAGGAAAGAGGCAGAGAGAGGAGTATTACAGCATACTTAACGCCTTCATTGACAAAAAGGACAGCTACTACTCTATACACCAGATAG ctCAGATGGGAGTGGGGGAGGGGAAGTCCATCGGACAGTGGTATGGACCAAACACAGTTGCACAGGTGCTGAA GAAACTCTCAGTGTTTGACTCCTGGAGCCGCCTCGCTGTTCATGTAGCCATGGACAACACAGTGGTCATTGAGGAGATCA AGCGGCTGTGCATGCCGTGGCTGGACTATGCCGGAGCTGCTGCCTTCCTGGACCCTGACCTGGAGCGGGAGCTCAATGGCTTCACGGAGGGAGCCTGTGCGCCGGACCAGTCTGCCGTGTGGAAACCACTGGTGCTGCTGATCCCACTGCGGCTGGGGCTGAGCGAAATCAATGAGGCCTACATCGAAACACTCAAG AAGTGCTTCATGCTGCCTCAGTCACTAGGAGTGATTGGGGGGAAACCCAACAGTGCCCACTACTTCATCGGATATGTAG GAGAGGAGCTGATCTATCTGGACCCCCACACTACGCAGCCCTCTGTAGAGCCCTGCGATGATGGGCTCGTTCCTGATGACAGCTACCACTGCGAGCACCCGCCCTGCCGCATGCACATTCGCGAGCTTGACCCCTCCATCGCTGTG GGTTTCTTCTGTAGTACGGAGGAGGATTTTGATGACTGGTGTTTGCGCATTCGAAAG ATGTCCGAGAGAAGAGAAGCATTGCCAATGTTTGAGCTGGTGGACAGACAGCCTTCTCACTTCATGAGCTCAGACGTACTGAACCTCACCCCAG ATTTCTCTGACTCTGATCGCCTGGAGAGGTTCTTCGACTCGGAGGACGAGGAGTTTGAGATCCTGTCTCTTTGA